The Streptomyces sp. NBC_01317 genomic interval ACCGGGCAGACGTCCTTGCGCAGTCTGGACGTCGAGGCCATGTGCCGGACGTACGGCGCGGACGACCAGCTGACGCAGGGCCTGATGGGTCTGGCCAAGGAGACGAAGAACCGGGGCTGGTGGCATGCGTACGGCGATGTGATCCCCGACGGTTTCGACCTCTACATCGGCCTGGAAGAGGCGGCGGAATGGCTGTCCTGGTACGAGGCCGAGCTGATTCCCGGACTGTTCCAGACCCCGGACTACGCACGGACCGTCGTCAAGCGATCGGCCGCCGACCGCGACGAGGCCGATGTGGAAAGGCACGTTCATGTCCGCATCACGAGGCAGGCACTGCTCACCCGGGTGACAGCGCCGCCCCAGGTCGATGTGGTGCTCAACGAAGCCATCCTGCATCGCCCCGTCGGCGGCAACAAAGTCATGGCCGAGCAGCTCGAACACCTGGTTCACTTGAACGAGCTGAACAATGTGTCCATCCGCGTGGTGCCGTACAGCGCCGGCCTGCACGACGGGATCATGACAGGCCCCTTCGTCATGATGCAGTTCCCGACCTACGGCGACGGCCCGTCCACAGAGCCGCCCACGGTCTACGCGGAGGGCTTCACAGGAGCGCTGTACCTCGACAAACCCAGCGAGATCCACAGTTACGACAGAGCATTCGAATCCATCTCGGGCTCGGCACTTGAC includes:
- a CDS encoding helix-turn-helix domain-containing protein, with translation MPAANSGSTVPRRQLGRHLRDLRNAARLTVRAAAKQLEWSEPKIWRIETGQTSLRSLDVEAMCRTYGADDQLTQGLMGLAKETKNRGWWHAYGDVIPDGFDLYIGLEEAAEWLSWYEAELIPGLFQTPDYARTVVKRSAADRDEADVERHVHVRITRQALLTRVTAPPQVDVVLNEAILHRPVGGNKVMAEQLEHLVHLNELNNVSIRVVPYSAGLHDGIMTGPFVMMQFPTYGDGPSTEPPTVYAEGFTGALYLDKPSEIHSYDRAFESISGSALDEAGSTSLLKQAARELST